One Perca flavescens isolate YP-PL-M2 chromosome 9, PFLA_1.0, whole genome shotgun sequence genomic window carries:
- the scamp4 gene encoding secretory carrier-associated membrane protein 4: MAERVNNFPPLPQFMRIKPCFYHNIEEEIPAPHQQLVRRVYTLWMMYSGTLCINVISCIAWWAGGGNATNFGFSLLWLILFSPCSYTCWFRPLYKAFRADSSFNFMAFFFIFFLQCVLALIQTIGISGWGTCGWIATVMFFSTNVGSAIVMLITTLLFTVVTALMALVLIKVHRMYRGGGGSLERAQEEWSTGLWKSAPVREAGFNAVAQTAQGPSLPQYPAAVPSYPDNSHW; this comes from the exons ATGGCag AAAGGGTGAATAACTTTCCTCCGCTGCCTCAATTCATGAGAATAAAGCCATGCTTTTACCACAACATTGAAGAGGAAATTCCTGCACCCCACCAGCAGTTGGTTCGCAGAGTCTACACACTTTGGATGA TGTATTCTGGCACACTGTGCATAAATGTGATCTCCTGTATTGCTTGGTGGGCTGGGGGTGGAAATGCCACAAACTTCGGCTTTTCCCTACTCTGGCTCATCCTCTTCAGCCCGTGCAGTTACACCTGCTGGTTCAGACCTCTCTACAAAGCCTTCAG GGCTGATAGCTCGTTCAACTTCATGgccttcttcttcatcttcttccttCAGTGTGTCTTGGCCCTCATCCAGACTATAGGCATCTCTGGTTGGGGAACATG CGGCTGGATTGCAACAGTGATGTTTTTCAGCACAAATGTGGGCTCCGCTATAGTGATGCTTATCACAACTCTGCTCTTCACTGTGGTGACTGCTTTAATGGCACTGGTTCTCATTAAG GTGCACAGAATGTACCGTGGAGGCGGCGGTAGTTTGGAGCGCGCTCAGGAAGAGTGGAGCACTGGGTTGTGGAAGAGTGCACCAGTGAGGGAAGCAGGGTTTAACGCTGTTGCTCAGACGGCCCAGGGCCCCAGCTTGCCCCAGTACCCTGCCGCAGTGCCCAGCTATCCCGACAACAGTCACTGGTGA